A region of Salvelinus alpinus chromosome 6, SLU_Salpinus.1, whole genome shotgun sequence DNA encodes the following proteins:
- the LOC139578733 gene encoding cilia- and flagella-associated protein 144-like: MAAAKQPKEKHPVDIVHQNAIHVETIKKENRSQQLYTVFSINPYKRLHVLTDKPMASPTHDNIEDPAFLKIIHRACLEPTKKYTHPQTESQEIGWISRPLIVSDRSDRRLNWPRQNSEITKYMDAAWRLKEQTQNLG, translated from the exons ATGGCAGCCGCTAAGCAACCAAAAGAAAAGCATCCTGTGGATATTGTTCATCAGAACGCAATTCACGTCGAGACCATAAAGAaggagaataggagtcaacaaTTGTACACGGTATTTAGCATAAACCCGTACAAAAGAC TTCATGTTTTGACTGACAAGCCTATGGCCAGCCCCACCCACGACAACATAGAGGATC CTGCTTTCCTGAAGATCATCCACAGGGCTTGTTTGGAACCAACCAAGAAATACACTCACCCCCAAACTGAGAGCCAAGAGATAGGCTGGATATCCAGACCTCTG ATTGTTTCAGATCGCAGCGATAGGAGACTGAACTGGCCACGGCAGAACTCTGAGATCACCAAGTACATGGATGCAGCATGGCGTCTGAAAGAACAGACACAGAACCTGGGCTAG
- the LOC139578732 gene encoding probable rRNA-processing protein EBP2: protein MIIVNKTMDINENDEQLGETSEDDSELSDGELQDAFAKGLLKPGLNFTTQEPKKIVNNVEGLKQCLADFRKNTLPWVERLDMVNLPADDIVAKSEGRLDNKASGDLNPDDDFQREMFFYRQAQAAVLEAMPRLLKLKIATKRPEDYFAEMAKSDQQMQKIRKKLIMKQTMMEKSEKAKKLREQRKYGKKVQVEVIQKRQKEKKAMMSAVKKYQKGMTDKLDFLEGDQKTAKGGAPAKGGAGKTAGGQTPDKKATNKKGPNAKRKYKDQRFGFGGKKSGSKWNTKDSHNDVSGFRAKVAHGKGGKGGKGGKAGPGGKGGRGPAKGGVKRPGKNARKKMKGRS from the exons ATGATTATCGTTAACAAAACCATGGATATTAACGAAAATGACGAGCAATTAGGTGAGACGTCTGAGGATGACAGCGAATTATCTGACGGAGAG CTTCAAGATGCATTTGCAAAGGGTTTGTTAAAGCCTGGATTGAACTTTACAACACAAGAACCGAAGAAGATTGTCAACAATGTG GAGGGTTTGAAACAGTGCCTTGCCGACTTCCGTAAGAACACACTACCCTGGGTAGAGAGGCTGGACATGGTCAATCTCCCAGCTGATGACATCGTTGCCAAGTCCGAGGGCAGACTCGACAACAAGGCTAGCGGAGACCTCAACCCGGATGACGACTTCCAGCGAGAGATGTTCTT CTACCGCCAAGCCCAAGCCGCTGTTCTGGAGGCGATGCCCCGGCTCCTGAAGCTTAAGATAGCCACCAAGAGGCCTGAGGACTACTTTGCAGAGATGGCCAAGTCGGACCAGCAAATGCAGAAG ATCAGGAAGAAACTCATCATGAAGCAGACAATGATGGAGAAGTCCGAAAAGGCCAAGAAACTAAGAGAACAGAGGAAGTACGGCAAGAAG GTGCAAGTGGAGGTTATTCAGAAGAGGCAGAAGGAGAAGAAGGCCATGATGTCTGCCGTGAAGAAGTATCAGAAAG GCATGACTGACAAACTGGACTTCCTGGAAGGAGACCAGAAGACGGCTAAAGGAGGCGCTCCGGCTAAAGGAGGTGCAGGGAAAACAGCAGGAGGCCAAACACCTGATAAAAAAGCCACGAACAAAAAAGG CCCCAATGCTAAGAGGAAGTATAAGGACCAGAGGTTTGGCTTTGGCGGAAAGAAGAGTGGATCCAAGTGGAACACCAAGGACAGTCACAATGATGTGTCAGGGTTTCGTGCCAAGGTGGCTCATGggaaaggaggaaagggagggaaaggaggCAAAGCGGGACCTGGAGGAAAAGGAGGAAGGGGCCCTGCCAAAGGAGGGGTT AAACGACCGGGCAAGAATGCACGCAAGAAGATGAAGGGTCGCTCCTAA